A genomic region of Pseudomonas abietaniphila contains the following coding sequences:
- the ddpX gene encoding D-alanyl-D-alanine dipeptidase — translation MNSPLVEVDAQALQVEVDLIYAGVDNLAGKQIYQDPRCLLHRDAEACLRKASRLARQAGLTLRIFDAYRPPYAQYLLWEALPNPEYVRDPSLGSHHSRGVAVDLTLIDATGKPLDMGTGFDDMREHSHQFFSDLPADVQRNRLLLLGIMLAAGFTYIDSEWWHYELPGADDYPLIDDGSIRPTH, via the coding sequence GTGAATAGCCCCCTCGTCGAAGTCGATGCCCAGGCGCTGCAGGTCGAAGTCGACCTGATCTATGCCGGCGTCGACAACCTGGCCGGCAAGCAGATTTATCAGGATCCGCGCTGCCTGTTGCATCGCGACGCCGAAGCCTGCCTGCGCAAGGCCAGCCGACTGGCGCGCCAAGCCGGGCTGACCCTGCGCATCTTCGATGCCTATCGTCCGCCGTACGCGCAATACCTGCTCTGGGAAGCGCTGCCCAACCCCGAATACGTGCGTGATCCGAGCCTCGGTTCGCATCATTCCCGGGGCGTGGCGGTCGATTTGACGCTGATCGATGCCACGGGGAAGCCGCTGGACATGGGCACCGGCTTCGATGACATGCGCGAGCACTCCCACCAGTTCTTCTCCGATCTGCCCGCCGACGTGCAGCGTAATCGCCTGTTGCTGCTGGGGATCATGCTGGCGGCCGGATTCACCTACATCGACAGCGAGTGGTGGCACTACGAGCTGCCGGGCGCTGACGATTATCCGCTGATCGACGACGGATCGATTCGCCC